Proteins encoded in a region of the Dendropsophus ebraccatus isolate aDenEbr1 chromosome 11, aDenEbr1.pat, whole genome shotgun sequence genome:
- the ALDOC gene encoding fructose-bisphosphate aldolase C isoform X2 codes for MTHQYPALSAEQKKELADIAQKIVGNGKGILAADESVGSMAKRLNGIGVENTEENRRLYRQLLFKGDERMEKCIGGVIFFHETMYQQGDCGTNFVKMIKDKDIVVGIKVDKGVVPLAGTDGESTTQGLDGLSERCAQYKKDGADFAKWRCVLKISEHTPSSLAIMENANVLARYASICQQVLAAVYKALSDHHIYLEGTLLKPNMVTAGHGCSKKYSAEEIAMATVTALRRTVPPAVPGVTFLSGGQSEEEATINLNAINNCPLARPWALTFSYGRALQASALNAWRGKKENESAATEEFLKRAEANGLAACGKYEHSGDDSGAAGKSLYVANHAY; via the exons ATGACCCACCAATACCCGGCACTCAGCGCAGAGCAGAAGAAGGAGTTGGCAGACATTGCACAAAAGATTGTAGGGAATGGGAAGGGTATCCTCGCTGCAGATGAATCCGTGG GGAGCATGGCCAAGCGTCTGAACGGTATTGGAGTAGAGAACACAGAAGAGAACAGGCGTCTTTACCGTCAGCTCCTATTTAAAGGGGATGAGCGTATGGAGAAATGTATTGGAGGTGTGATCTTCTTCCATGAGACCATGTACCAGCAAGGAGACTGTGGTACCAACTTTGTGAAGATGATTAAGGATAAAGACATTGTTGTAGGAATCAAG GTTGATAAAGGCGTGGTCCCCCTTGCTGGTACAGATGGAGAAAGCACCACTCAAG GTTTGGATGGCTTGTCAGAGCGCTGTGCTCAATACAAGAAAGACGGGGCCGACTTTGCTAAATGGAGATGTGTCCTAAAGATCAGTGAACACACCCCCTCTTCCTTGGCTATCATGGAGAATGCCAATGTGCTAGCTCGCTATGCCAGTATCTGCCAGCAG GTTCTTGCTGCTGTATACAAGGCTCTTAGTGATCATCATATTTACTTGGAGGGAACACTACTGAAACCCAACATGGTAACTGCTGGCCATGGTTGCTCAAAGAAATATAGCGCTGAGGAGATTGCCATGGCCACAGTAACTGCCCTGCGCCGCACCGTACCCCCTGCAGTCCCAG gtGTTACCTTCTTGTCTGGTGGACAAAGTGAGGAGGAAGCCACCATTAACCTAAATGCAATCAACAACTGCCCTCTAGCAAGACCCTGGGCCCTCACCTTCTCTTATGGACGAGCTCTTCAGGCTTCTGCCTTGAATGCTTGGCGTGGAAAGAAAGAGAATGAAAGTGCTGCTACTGAAGAGTTCCTGAAACGGGCAGAG GCCAATGGGCTTGCAGCCTGTGGAAAGTATGAGCACAGCGGAGATGACTCTGGGGCGGCTGGCAAGTCCCTGTACGTTGCCAATCACGCCTATTGA
- the ALDOC gene encoding fructose-bisphosphate aldolase C isoform X1: MTHQYPALSAEQKKELADIAQKIVGNGKGILAADESVGSMAKRLNGIGVENTEENRRLYRQLLFKGDERMEKCIGGVIFFHETMYQQGDCGTNFVKMIKDKDIVVGIKVDKGVVPLAGTDGESTTQGLDGLSERCAQYKKDGADFAKWRCVLKISEHTPSSLAIMENANVLARYASICQQNGIVPIVEPEILPDGDHDLKRCQYVTEKVLAAVYKALSDHHIYLEGTLLKPNMVTAGHGCSKKYSAEEIAMATVTALRRTVPPAVPGVTFLSGGQSEEEATINLNAINNCPLARPWALTFSYGRALQASALNAWRGKKENESAATEEFLKRAEANGLAACGKYEHSGDDSGAAGKSLYVANHAY; this comes from the exons ATGACCCACCAATACCCGGCACTCAGCGCAGAGCAGAAGAAGGAGTTGGCAGACATTGCACAAAAGATTGTAGGGAATGGGAAGGGTATCCTCGCTGCAGATGAATCCGTGG GGAGCATGGCCAAGCGTCTGAACGGTATTGGAGTAGAGAACACAGAAGAGAACAGGCGTCTTTACCGTCAGCTCCTATTTAAAGGGGATGAGCGTATGGAGAAATGTATTGGAGGTGTGATCTTCTTCCATGAGACCATGTACCAGCAAGGAGACTGTGGTACCAACTTTGTGAAGATGATTAAGGATAAAGACATTGTTGTAGGAATCAAG GTTGATAAAGGCGTGGTCCCCCTTGCTGGTACAGATGGAGAAAGCACCACTCAAG GTTTGGATGGCTTGTCAGAGCGCTGTGCTCAATACAAGAAAGACGGGGCCGACTTTGCTAAATGGAGATGTGTCCTAAAGATCAGTGAACACACCCCCTCTTCCTTGGCTATCATGGAGAATGCCAATGTGCTAGCTCGCTATGCCAGTATCTGCCAGCAG aACGGCATTGTTCCAATTGTGGAGCCTGAAATTCTTCCTGATGGAGACCATGACCTGAAACGCTGTCAGTATGTCACAGAAAAG GTTCTTGCTGCTGTATACAAGGCTCTTAGTGATCATCATATTTACTTGGAGGGAACACTACTGAAACCCAACATGGTAACTGCTGGCCATGGTTGCTCAAAGAAATATAGCGCTGAGGAGATTGCCATGGCCACAGTAACTGCCCTGCGCCGCACCGTACCCCCTGCAGTCCCAG gtGTTACCTTCTTGTCTGGTGGACAAAGTGAGGAGGAAGCCACCATTAACCTAAATGCAATCAACAACTGCCCTCTAGCAAGACCCTGGGCCCTCACCTTCTCTTATGGACGAGCTCTTCAGGCTTCTGCCTTGAATGCTTGGCGTGGAAAGAAAGAGAATGAAAGTGCTGCTACTGAAGAGTTCCTGAAACGGGCAGAG GCCAATGGGCTTGCAGCCTGTGGAAAGTATGAGCACAGCGGAGATGACTCTGGGGCGGCTGGCAAGTCCCTGTACGTTGCCAATCACGCCTATTGA